AGGATGCTTCGCATCCTATGCCCAGTGATCGGCTTCGCCGATCACCTGACGGCGTTTCACGCCGTCCCGGGCTCCGCTTCGCGGAGCCTGACACTCGCTTCGCGAGTGCCGGCGGTTGGTGCTGGGGCCGTTTCACGGCCTCTGACCTGGGGTTTTGCCGCTTCGCGGCCAAACCTAGCCGCTTCGCGGCTTGGCTGGCTACGAGGGCAGGGGTCGAGCTGGTCGGTTCCGTTTCCGCTCGAACGTGGTATCGGTTCAACCGCTTTTCTCCTTTCCCTTTTCTTTTATGTGCCCAACATACATCATCCGGCTTTCTTTATCAAGGGGGGTGGTCGCCTCCTTATTGAATGGCCTTTCTGGGCTTTATGGAATTACCCTAACTGCTTTATCGTGCGCGCGGAACCTCTTTTATTTTGGCGGCCGTAGGCCGTATTCCTATTACCCCGTAGGGGTGGACCCCAGGCGCGAAGCGCCTTTAAGGGGGTCCGCCGCGCTAGCGGCTGCCCGATAGGGCAGAGTCTTTTCCGCCCCATGGCCGAAGGCCATTTAAGGGGGCGGGTTTCCCCTATGGGCCCGCGAAGCGGGGTCACGTCCGCCCGTGGCCGAAGGCCACTTAAAGGGCGGACCAGCCCGAAGGGCTGTCGATTGGCCGCGCATTTTGGGGCACAGCAAAGGGCGGCGAGAGACTCGCCGCCCTTTGGTTCTTTACCTAGTTGTTACTCGTTTTCCTCCTCTGCGACCTCCTCCTCGTAGTGGAGGTATCCGGCGCGGGTGATCTCTTCCGGGTCCACGCCGTTGATCCGAGCAAGGTGGAAGAGGTTCGCGAGGAGGTCCCCGGAAACCTCCCTGAGAGCCTCCTCGTCGACGTTCAGAGTGCCGTCGGTGTAGTTCTGGCCGGTCTGCCTGCCGAACGCCTCAAGGGCGGTTACAGCCCAGCTTGCGCGGGTCCTGTTGGCCTCGGCCGGGCCGTCGTCGTAGATACTCACTTGCCCCACCCCCACCACGAACGGATTTCGTCGGGGGTGTCGACGCTGTAGCTGTTTTCGACCATTTCCTCGAACGAGGTTCCCGGCTTTTCGAGGCAGGCAATCGCCGCGTTAACCGCGAGGTTGATTGCATCTGATTCCGGCTCGCCGAGGTCGAGATAGTCGTTTACGACGTCGGCGCCCTCGTTCACGGCGTCATATACCTGAGTTGAGGTATAGGCGGCCGGTGCCTTGATTCCGACGGCCCTTGCGTCGAGGAAAGCAATCAAGGCCGAGCGGTGCTTTTCGAGGGATGCGAGTTGACCATATGTGCTGTCCGGAGAGTCGAGGTATTCCTCGACGGCCTCGGCCATTTCCGCGAGGGATACGGCGGGGTCGGTGACGTAGCCGAGCATTCCCTCGGCGTCGACCGCCCAGACCTCGGAACCGTCGAGGTCAATGTCGCGCCGGTCGAGGAGGTCGCCGCATTCGTGGCACTTGAACAGGCCGTCCGGCTGAATGCGGAACTGTGTCAGTCCGCCGCACTGCTGGCAGTTAATCGGGGTCACGGAAGGTGCCTTTCGTCGTGTGCTTCCGGGGCGTTGCCCAGGAGGCCGCACGGCTCGGCGTGTGCTTTTTGGCCCGGTGCGCGCCGTAGGCGCAGGGCCAAAAACCCTTTTGCCGGTGCGCGCCGCAGGCGCAGGCAAAAGGGCGGTCCGCGAAGCGGACCGAATTGCCGGTGAACGCGCCGAAGGCGCCCGGCAATTCGCCCGGAGGGCCCGCCAGGGCCCGCAGGGCGGCGCGCGGCGTGCCGTGTGGCACCCTGGGCCACGCCCCGGAAGAAAGGCCCGTGAGGGCCCCTCAACTCCCTTTCGCTGCGCCTTGCTGCGCCCTTGCTGCGCCCCGGGGCACGAATCCCCCTCCCGGTAGTGCTGGAAGGGGGATTCGTGTTTCGCTTACGCCGGGCTACTTCTGATAGGCAGCAATCCGGGCGCGCACTTCGGCGGCGTCAATGCATCCGGGGTGCCGGAACGGCGACGGCGGGTTGTTGTTCCTTCCGCGCAAGTGGGACCAGTAGCGGGGGCCCTGCCAATCGCAGAGGCCGCACACCATGAACCACGGGTTATCCGCCCCGGGGTATCCGCCCATCGGTGTCCAGAGGTATTCCGCCAGTCCGGCCATAGCCACGCGGGCACCCTCGGTGTTCCGTGCGGTGGCGGGCATACGCGGATGCAGGAGCGGCACCGGGCCGAACAGTCCGCGAGGCTGCGCGAGTTCGTCCTCGCCTTCCTGTTGCGGGGTGAGGCGCCCGGCGTCGAATTCCTCGACGAGGTGGCGCGCGGCGGCCTCGCTGCCGATGCTTCCGGCGGCGACTCGGATTTCATCGGTCTGTCCGGCGGGGACGGCGAACCATGCGCCGTGCCACCTGAAAATCAGGCCGATGCGCTGCCCGTCGATGAGGACGGGATAGCGGCATTCCTGGTCGGCGTCGCCGAGCTGGTACCGCGGCTTGGTGTCCTCGGTGGTCATGGACGACGTGCTCGTTGCGTTCACGGAAGGTGCCTTTCGTTGCGTGCTTCCGGGGCGTTGCCCAGGAGGCCGCACGGCTCGGCGTGTGCTTTTTGGCCCGGTGCGCGCCGTAGGCGCAGGGCCAAAAACCCTTTTGCCGGTGCGCGCCGCAGGCGCAGGCAAAAGGGCGGTCCGCGAAGCGGACCGAATTGCCGGTGAACGCGCCGAAGGCGCCCGGCAATTCGCCCGGAGGGCCCGCCAGGGCCCGCAGGGCGGCGCGCGGCGTGCCGTGTGGCACCCTGGGCCACGCCCCGGAAGAAAGGCCCGTGAGGGCCCCTCAACTCCCTTTCGCTGCGCCTTGCTGCGCCTCGCTGCGCCCGGAAAGCACGAATCCCCCTCCCGGCAGTGCCGGAAGGGGGATTCTCCGTATCGCTGTTACGCCGCTGCGCCGCCCTCGATCCAGCGGACGACGTCTCGTGCTCGCCTGTTGTCGTCGCCGAGGAGGCCCATCAACTGATCGGCGAGTTCGCGGGCGTATTCGGGGTCCTCGGCCGTGAGCTTTCGCCATGCTGCGTGAGCGTTCCTGATCATCTTGTGGGTGTCTTCCTCGGGCTGCGCCTTGGCCTCCTGGCGGCGCTGCGCCGTCTGGATGAGGAGCTCGGTCACCTCGGCCCACTCCGTCGTGGCGGTGCGCAGCGTGAACGCTGCGCGGGTGGTCATGACGTTGACCGTGTACGGGTGGTGGGGGCCGTACTGCTGGGCGAGGGCGTTCTCCAGTTGGTCCGCGGCGATGATGGCCTCGACGAGGGCGCCGCCCTTTTCCTGGGCGACGAGGGCCCGGAAGAGGGTCTGAAAGGGCGCGGGCAGGGGCGCGGCCCATTCGCTCGACATGCGCGGGGCCGGTGCCGCCAGGGGCGGGAGCGGCACCGGGTCGGTGAAGCCCGCGGGGGTGCCGTCCGGCTGCTGGGCGTACGGCGACGGCGGGGCCCAGTTGGGGGCCTCTACCGTGAGGCTGAATCCGTCATCCGCCGGCGGGGCGCTGGGCGGCTCCGGGGCCGCCTGTGCGGGCGGCGCCGGGGGCGTCGGGTGTTGGTGGTCAAGGGTCGTGACGGTGCCGTCTGCGTCCACCACGAGGGGCCACTCGGTGCCGCTGGTGTCCTTGGCGATGACGCGGACGGGACGGCCGACGTACGCGGCCTTGATCCGGACCTCGGCGAGCGCCTCGACGCGGGCCTCGTCGGGGGTGAGGCCGGGCTCGGTGACCTCCTGGCCGTCGATGGACGCGACCCCGTTTGAGCTGATGATGATTGTGTAGATCGGCGATGCGGGAATCTGGTCAAGGTTCATGGTTCTTCTTTCTCCGCCTATCCACCCTTGGGGAAATAAGGCGGTGCCCATCCAAGGTAGGTGGCGCCCCATTTCGTTTCGATATCCGTTGCGGGGACTACGTCAATATATCCCGGACGTCGAATGTCGTTGCTAGCGATTTTTCCGTCTCCGAGGTATACGGCGACGTGTCCAGCGCGTTGCCCGGTGTCCCAGTACATCAAGGCGCCCGGCGGTGGGTTCCGGTCCTTGTCGTGTTTCATGCTGGCGGGCATTTCTTTGTAATGGTCGATGGCGTACTGAACTCCGGAGAAATTCCAGCCGTAGACCTTCGCGGTGAACGCCAGACAGGCGCGGTACCACAGGGCGCTACTTCCGATGCCGGACTGCGACTTGGCCCAGGCGATGGCGTCCTCGGTGCTGCGCGGGTTCTTTACGGCGGCGGGCCACGGTGCATCCCCGTCGTGGAAGGGGGCTCCGGGCTTGCCCGGCTTGCCGCCGTTCCCCTCCGGGTAGCACTCGCCCTCGGTGGCCGGGCCCTGGTCCTCGTCTCCGTTGCTGGCGTCGTCGCCCTGGTCCTCGTTGCCGGTGCCGGCGTCTCCCGCGCGGTTGAGGTCGAGCCCTGCCTCCTCGGCGATCTGCCGGGCGGCGTCCTCGTGCCCGGCGTACAGGTCAGGGTGCGCGGAAGCCTGCACTGCTTGGGCGGCCTTGCCGAGGTCCATCGTCGACCACCCCTTTATGTCGGTGAGGCCGCGCGGAGAGCCGTCGTCGTCCCCCAGGAAGAACATCCGGGCGGCGTACTTGGGCTTCATGATGTCCGCCTTGGTTCCCCACCCCGAGGAAGGCCGCTGCTGGAAAAGGCCGATGCTGTCCAAATGGCCATGATCCAAGTTGAGGAGCGTCGACTCCTGTAGCGCGGTCATCAGCGCAATGAGGGTTGCTCGACCGGGGAGACCGGCCTCCTCGGCAACGCCGTCAATGATCTTGGCGTTCGCTATCTGGTCTTTGCGGATCTGGCCGCCGGGCGCCTGTGCGGTGCCCTCGCCGTCGTCGAGGTCGACGCCGGGTTGTCCTCGCTCGCCGCAGGAGTCGGCGAACGCCTTCCCGCCGGCCCCGGCACCGACGATGCCGAGGACCAGGAGGAAGACGATAAAGACGATGGCGGCCACGCCCGCGGCCTTGAGCTTGAGCGCGGTCCCCCCGAGGTTGGCCGCGGCGCGGGCCGCGTCGCGTGCTTCCACTACAGCCCCAGGATTCGGGAGATGTGCCACCCGTCGCCGCTGGAGTTGGTCAACTCGACCTGATACACCACGGTTTCGCTGTAGTTGGTGTATCCCTCGACGTCGACTTTCGCCGTGGTCTCGCGCCATACCCGGATCGGGGAGTCCGCGGGAAGGTCGTCCTTCGCCGGCGCGACTTTGACCGAGGAGACCGAGGAGACTCCGCCCCTGCTGACGAGCTTGTCCCAGGCCGGGTCACTGTGACTGGTCAGGTTCTCGACGAGGGACGGCGCCATGTACGGCGCCGCCCGCAGAACGGGCGCGGTGTGCTCCTCGTCCTGGGGCGGGTTGCGGGTGAGGTAGAGCCGGACGGCCTTCTCCGCGACGGTCTCGGGGTCGCTGAGATCGACCGCCGGCGCCGAGGACGAGGGGGAGCTCGACGGCGACGAGGAGACCGAGCTCGCCGGGGCGGGCTTGTCGTCCTGCGCGCCGGGCGTCGCGCTCGCCGAGGAGGTGACTTGGGCGGCCCCGTCCCGCTCGGCGCCGAGGAGGCCGGGCCACAGCCACCGGGCGCCCACACCGAGACCCAGGATCACGGCGAGGATGAGCACCGCCCCGGCGGGCCGGATCGGATCGCGGCGGCGCTCCTCGCGCACCCACTCGCGGGTGTTGCGCCGTACCGCTTCCCGGTGCTCGCGCTTCTTCTGCCGGCGGCCTCGGCGGCGGCCGGTGGTGACCTCCTCGGGGTAACGGGCCGTGGCGAGGAACTCGCGCCACTCCTGCGGTGTGCGCTCGTCATCCTTCTTGGGCATGGCGGCTCACCCCTTGCCGGTGTTGTTGGGCCTCGGTGCCGGAACGCGGCTCGTCTCCGTACGGCGAGCGGGCGCGGCGGCCTTGGGCGGCGGTGCGGTGGTGGCGGGGCGGCGCGGCGGCGGCCCGTTCGGCGTGCTGCGGATGACGGTCCCCTGAATGATCTTGGGATCGGGTCGGCCGGGGGTGGCGGCCGGGGGCGCCTGCCGGAACGCGTAGTTGGGCGCGGCGCCGGTCTCCGGGCGCATCACCGAGCTTGGCGGCGGGGCGATGGCCGGTCGCGCTCCTGCGGGCGCGGCGGCTCCGTCCTTGCTCGGCGGAAGGGCCGGGCGCGGCCGGGTCGGCTGCGGGGGCAGGGTGGCGCGGGCCTTCCCGGTGACGTCGGGTCGGTCGCGGTCGAGTGTGATCACGGGGGCGTCGGCGCGGCCGGCACCACCACCACCGGGCGGAAGGGCGGGACCGGCGCCGGCACCGGCCGTGACCGGGAGCGGCCGGGGAGCCGGGGGCCGTTGCTGCGGGACGCGGGTCACGGTCACGCCGTAGTCGTCCGCCAGGCCGCCGCCGCCGGGCGGGAGGGCGGGCGCACCGCCGCCACCGCCGCCGCCGCCACCGCCGCCACCAGGCCGAGACCCGGGTCGGCCGCCGCGCGTGCGAACGGGTTGGTTGTGCTGGCCGTTGTCGCGCCGGCGGTTCCCTCCGCCGCCTCGGTTGAGCATCTTGGCGGCGAGGAGTCCGGCGACCATGCCGCCGGAGGTGGCACCGCGGACGCCGAAGATTTGCGCGAGGACGTCGCGGAACTTCATTGCGACGATGGCCGCGGCGATGCTCAGGCCGCTGGTGGGGAGCCACCCGTACTCGCCGAACATCTGCGTGGTGGCGGCCTGTAGAGAGAGGACCGCCCCGAGGGTCATGGTCGCGATGAGTGATTCGAGGGTGCGGGCGAGGAGCTGATCGAACCATGCGAGTCCCCATTGCCGGGGACGCCCGGGGATTACCCAGAGGCAAGCGAAGATGACGCCGGTCAATAGGAGCATGAGGGCGCCCAACAGGCTTGCCAGGGAGGTAAAGGCGAGCATGAGAATAAGGGCCGCGAACAGAATCACGCTGATGAGCGCCGGGACGGTGACCATGATTCGGCCGACCGGGCTATGCCCTTGACGCCATGTCACCGAGTCCCCGCCGACGGCGTCTTTGTCGACCTCGTCCTGTAGCCATTCCTTGCGCTTGTCTTTGCTGGTTCCCTGGTCGAGGAGTTGCTTTCCGTACTTCTCACAGACCTCGAAACTTCCGAATTCTGCGACACACCACGGGGTCGCGACGTACGAGCGCCACACGGCATCGGACGACTTTCGGAGCATGTCGTCCCGGCCGTTGCCGGTGAATTTGGGTTCGTGGCCGAGCTCGAACGGGAAGTCTCCCGATCCGTCGCCGAGACCGGCCGATGTGGCGTTCATGGTGATACTCGCGCCGACTTGCCGGGCGGAGTCCACCCCGCCGACCCAGGTCTGAGGGCTGGTCAGGAGCGAGATCGAGAAGACACCGGAGATCAGCACCCATGCGATTTGCGAAAGGCCCCCGCCCCCGCCGCCTTTCTTGTGCTGCATGAATGCGACGAATCCGCCGACCGCGAGAGCGGACGGCAGGAGTGTTGCCGTAAGCCCCTTGGCGGCTCCGCCGATGCTGTCCGTAATGGCCTTTTCGAGCGGCGGAATCGACGTGAGCTGAAAAATCCACTGGACGATCACGATGCACGCGGTTCCGAGTACCGTGATCAGCGCCATGCAGAAATCCGCGACGAATTCGGCCATGGGGTCGAGGACGTCCCACTTACCGAAATCCGAGTCGAGCATCCAGAGACTCGGATTGCTGTACGTCTCGTACATGGTTCCCTGCCCTGCGGGAACCTTGCTGTCCGGCGAGGGCATCAGGTCACCGATGCCCGTGGGGTCGATATCGGCGGCCTGTGCGTGACCGGCGAAAACCATCAACGTGGTGAATGCGAACAGAACTGGGATTGCCACGGTTCGCATACGCGGCATGGATTGGACGAGCACTGTTACCCCCCGGACAGGGCGGCACGGACCGGCGAACCGTGCCCCATGTCGCCGTCTTGTACGTCCTCGTGCTGATCGACGACCCAGGACCCGCCCTCGTCCACCAGGCGCAGCGCGCGGCGGGTGGTCTCCGGGTCCTTGTCGGGCCACTGGTAGGTGTAGGTGACGAGGACGCCGTACCCGGCCGGGTGGTCCTCGACGGCGGCGACCTCGACAACGTCACTGGCGGACACGGCCCCGGTGTCCGCTCGTTCGGGACCGCTCGACGTCCTCGACGCCCTCGGCTGCGGCGTCGAGCCGTCGGCATAGGTCGGCGGCTCGAACGACGGCGAGGGACTGCTCGACGCCTCGTCGGTCGGTGTCGGCGAGGGCGGGGTGTGCTTGGCCGTGCACTCCTCGACGGTGCCGCCGCGCAGCCGCTTGGAACTCATCCCGCAGGCGGCGGCCCAGTCCTCGCGGTTGTCGGCCTCCTGGTACGAGCGGGCCACCTTGAGGACGGCGGCCGTCGGGTCCTCCTGCTTGTCCTCGGCCTTGCCGTCCTTGCCCGAGGAGCACCCGCTCGCCAGGAGGCCGGCGGCGAGCACCAGGGCCGCCGTCGAGATCGTTGTCGACCGCTTCATACGCCCGCCTTTTCCATGGTCACGGTGCCGTCGGCCTGGTTCTGGGCCGCCTTGGGGGAGGTGTCGAGGAGGTCGAGGAGTTCCAGCGAGGGGACGTCCCACTGAACGGTGGCGCAACTGAAACGCCGGTCCCTGATGATCGAATGGCCGTGCCTGATCTCGCCGTCCGGCAGGAGGCCGACGGACTGAATCAGGGCCCGGGTGTGCTGATCCTTGGGCAGGCCGAGGAGCTCGGCGAGCGCGTCTTGTTGGTCCCTGGTGGTCAACTGGAATCCCGCGACGGTGGTCAACTGCTCGATGACACCAACGAGCTTGACGAGGCTCTCCGGGTCCTGCGTGTCCAGGAGTAGCGACGTCGCCAAGGCCCGGCCCACTCGCGCGATGTACTGGAGGAAGTTCGAGCCCTCACGCGTCGCGGTGAGAACGTGAACTTCCGGCACACACACGGCCTTTCGCAGCCCGCGCAGGTCGCGGCGGCCTGCGGTGGTGACGCCGTACGCCAACATCGAGTGCATGAGTGCCACGCTCAACCGCTGCATGGGGTTCCACTCCTTGCGGGTGCTCTCGGCCCCGGGGAGGGAGAGGCCCGGCATCTGCACAACCCAGATTCCGGCCTTGGGTGCGAGCGGCGGGGCGTCACCGGTCGGGCGGCCCATGAACGGGGCGCCGAGGGCGTTTTGCGAGAGCTCCCACAGGGCCTCGCCGGTCTCGCGGGCGAGCGGGTCGTCCATCTGTCGCAGGTACTCGATCACCTTCCAGGTGGCCGGGTTGCCTGCCTTGATCACCTCGTTCGTGGCACGGGTGATCGGGGTCTCGGCGCCGCGTTCCCGCAGGTGTTCGGGGGCGGCGATGCTGAGTTGTGCGGGGACCTCGCCGCGTGCCGCGTCGGTGCCCTCGGCGGTCAGCAGAGTGAAGAGGTCGCAGACGCCGGCGAACGCCGGGCCGGTCTCGACGAGGTGGGCGTCGAGGCCGTACCGTCGCGCGGCCGTCACCACTCCCCCAAGGTCGCCCTTGAAGTCCAGCGCCAAGCAGTAGGCGCCGCGGAATCCGGCGTCCAACATGCTCAACATCATTGCCGTGGTCTTGCCCCGGCCGGACCGCCCGACGTACGCCGTCGTCGTCGCGTCTCCCCTGTCGCTGCCGGCGGTGACGTCGTTCCTGAACACGCCGGGTGTGCTGCCGGTGAGGTACCCGACGATGGGGCCGTTGTCGTCCCCGACCTTGGCGCCGCCCCACCACCAGGAGCCGGACAGGGCGGTGACGTCGCGGACGTGGCCGAGGTCGGGCACGCGGATTTGGTCGCCGGGCTGCGACTCGATCCACAGTTCGCGTTGCTCCTCCTCGCCGACCGAGACCTCGATACCGAGGCCGCCATAGTGCGTGATCACCGCGTCCACCTGGGACCGCAGGTCATCGAGCGAGATCGTGCTCGTGATGACGAGGCGCGGGTGATCCTCGACGAGGGTCACGTCCTCACGCCGCATGTCGCGGGTGAGCTCGGCCATGACCTCCTCTGTCTCCTCGATGTCCCGGCCGGGGTCCTCGGCGGACTGGCGGGCGGCGCTGCGGCGCTGTTCCTTGGCGAGGCGGCGGGCCTGGTCCACCTTCTTGAGGGCGTCCCGCTTGGGCATGACGCGGAACCGGACGGATGCCTCGGGGGACACCGGGAGTATCAGGGCGGCCGGGTCGACGTCCTCGTCGAGCTGTTCCTCGTCGACGTCCGGCACATAGTTGATCTCGCTCAACACCCGTAGCCACTCGCCGTTTCCGGGGCTCTCCATCTGCTCGGGAAAGCCCGTCATGGACAGCACCGAGACCCACGCCGACACCTTGCCGTGGGCGTCGACCACCCGGAGGTGGTCGGGGTGCGGGAGGATGCGGCCCCGGGTGAGGGCGGCGAGTTTGGCACCGCTGATGACACCGGCCGCGCTCGGTGCGGGAAGCGGTGCGGTGCGGTGCTGCTCGCGGCTGATCATCCATGCGAGCATCTCGACGGCCGCGGGCTGGGCCTTCCACGGGGAGGACTCCAGCCTCCTGCCGAGGCGGCGCATCTGGGCGTCGAGCTTGGCGAGCTCGCGGGTGCTGATGCTCGACGAGGAGAGGCCGAGTCCCTCTTGAACGCCTCGGCGGCTGATCTTCTGGGCCTGCCCGGTTCGCTCGGTGAGCCGTACGCCGAGGAGGAGGTGACGACTCGGCAGGCCGATCTGTTCGAGGCGGCGGACACGGAGCTCGGCCCACTCGTCCCATGCTCCGGACGTGAACATGCCGCCGGCGGCCTCGGCCGCGTAGTCCTCGGCGTGCAACGGGGACCAGAGAACGCGGAGGTGGCAGTCATGCCCCGCGAGAGTGCGGGCAAGGGCGGAGTTCGCGGCGTCGAGCTCGCCGTCCCGGGCCGTCTCGCTCATCAGGTCGGTGTTCGAGGAGGCGAGGACGTACCAAGCCTCTGTGTGGGTGTCCGTGATGATCAGGCCGTCCGCGAGGCCCACGTA
The sequence above is drawn from the Streptomyces sp. NBC_00078 genome and encodes:
- a CDS encoding peptidase M23 — its product is MEARDAARAAANLGGTALKLKAAGVAAIVFIVFLLVLGIVGAGAGGKAFADSCGERGQPGVDLDDGEGTAQAPGGQIRKDQIANAKIIDGVAEEAGLPGRATLIALMTALQESTLLNLDHGHLDSIGLFQQRPSSGWGTKADIMKPKYAARMFFLGDDDGSPRGLTDIKGWSTMDLGKAAQAVQASAHPDLYAGHEDAARQIAEEAGLDLNRAGDAGTGNEDQGDDASNGDEDQGPATEGECYPEGNGGKPGKPGAPFHDGDAPWPAAVKNPRSTEDAIAWAKSQSGIGSSALWYRACLAFTAKVYGWNFSGVQYAIDHYKEMPASMKHDKDRNPPPGALMYWDTGQRAGHVAVYLGDGKIASNDIRRPGYIDVVPATDIETKWGATYLGWAPPYFPKGG
- a CDS encoding ATP-binding protein, with amino-acid sequence MKVLQKVGTFLGVGGDRSAAAPQYVGLADGLIITDTHTEAWYVLASSNTDLMSETARDGELDAANSALARTLAGHDCHLRVLWSPLHAEDYAAEAAGGMFTSGAWDEWAELRVRRLEQIGLPSRHLLLGVRLTERTGQAQKISRRGVQEGLGLSSSSISTRELAKLDAQMRRLGRRLESSPWKAQPAAVEMLAWMISREQHRTAPLPAPSAAGVISGAKLAALTRGRILPHPDHLRVVDAHGKVSAWVSVLSMTGFPEQMESPGNGEWLRVLSEINYVPDVDEEQLDEDVDPAALILPVSPEASVRFRVMPKRDALKKVDQARRLAKEQRRSAARQSAEDPGRDIEETEEVMAELTRDMRREDVTLVEDHPRLVITSTISLDDLRSQVDAVITHYGGLGIEVSVGEEEQRELWIESQPGDQIRVPDLGHVRDVTALSGSWWWGGAKVGDDNGPIVGYLTGSTPGVFRNDVTAGSDRGDATTTAYVGRSGRGKTTAMMLSMLDAGFRGAYCLALDFKGDLGGVVTAARRYGLDAHLVETGPAFAGVCDLFTLLTAEGTDAARGEVPAQLSIAAPEHLRERGAETPITRATNEVIKAGNPATWKVIEYLRQMDDPLARETGEALWELSQNALGAPFMGRPTGDAPPLAPKAGIWVVQMPGLSLPGAESTRKEWNPMQRLSVALMHSMLAYGVTTAGRRDLRGLRKAVCVPEVHVLTATREGSNFLQYIARVGRALATSLLLDTQDPESLVKLVGVIEQLTTVAGFQLTTRDQQDALAELLGLPKDQHTRALIQSVGLLPDGEIRHGHSIIRDRRFSCATVQWDVPSLELLDLLDTSPKAAQNQADGTVTMEKAGV